Proteins encoded in a region of the Saccharothrix ecbatanensis genome:
- a CDS encoding ChaB family protein has protein sequence MPGREELPSTIARSPKKAQRTWIKAHDSAVETYGEGQRSHRTAFAALKHSFEKVGDHWEPKDGKGPSDKQAARSTPKQGKTAGGVDANASKQHLYDLAKELGVTGRSSMTKQQLVEAIQKANNRKTAKARS, from the coding sequence ATGCCCGGACGCGAGGAGTTGCCCAGCACGATCGCCCGCTCGCCCAAGAAGGCACAGCGGACGTGGATCAAGGCGCACGACTCGGCGGTGGAGACCTACGGCGAGGGCCAGCGGTCGCACCGGACCGCGTTCGCCGCGCTCAAGCACTCGTTCGAGAAGGTCGGCGACCACTGGGAGCCGAAGGACGGCAAGGGACCGTCGGACAAGCAGGCCGCGCGCAGCACGCCCAAGCAGGGCAAGACCGCCGGCGGCGTGGACGCCAACGCCAGCAAGCAGCACCTCTACGACCTGGCCAAGGAGCTGGGCGTGACCGGCCGGTCGAGCATGACCAAGCAGCAGCTGGTGGAGGCGATCCAGAAGGCCAACAACCGCAAGACCGCCAAGGCCCGCTCCTG